The Stenotrophomonas sp. BIO128-Bstrain region CAGCGCGACCAGCGCGGCGGTGATGCTGACGTTGACCGCGAAGTCACGGTCATAGCCGCGCTTGACCATCTGCGGAATCATCGTGCCGCCGACCGCCGAGACATCGGCGATGGCCGAACCGGATACACCGCCGAAGAACAGCGAGGACAGGATCGACACCTGGCCCAGGCCGCCGCGCATGCGCCCGACCAGCGAAGACGCCAGCGAGATCAGGCGCTCGGAGATGCCGCCGCGCATCATGATTTCGCCGGCGAAGATGAACAATGGAATGGCGATCAGCGAGGCCGAGCCGGTACCGGCCGAGATCTGCTGGACCAGCACCAGCGTCGGCAGATCCAGGTACCACAAGGTAGCCAGGGCGGCGGCGGCGAGCGCGAACGCGACCGGCACACCGAGCAGCAACAGCACCGCGAACACGGTGAAAAGAATGGTGATACCCATGACTCAGCGATCTCCCTCGGCAACGGCATCGGCCGGCCGTACAGCCAGCGCCATCTGGTTCACGGCGAAGATCGCCATCAAGGCGCCACCGATCGACAGGGGCAGGTAGTTGATGCTCTGCGGCAGGTTGGCGCCGGCGGCCTTGATGTCCAGGCCGTCCATCAGCAGCACGGCCGCCCACCAGGCGATGACCACGCCCAGCACGGCCACCACCAGCGCGGCGAACACATCGACCGCGCGGCGCAGGCCCGGGCCCATGTGCGCGGCGAGCAGGA contains the following coding sequences:
- a CDS encoding TRAP transporter small permease — protein: MSDSTSETVITPTAPQRLLNVIADVAIYIAVIALLGLVVVQGWQVFARYVINDSPSWTEPVTLLLLATAMSLGAATGVHTRRHFGFFLLAAHMGPGLRRAVDVFAALVVAVLGVVIAWWAAVLLMDGLDIKAAGANLPQSINYLPLSIGGALMAIFAVNQMALAVRPADAVAEGDR